A genomic segment from Cygnus atratus isolate AKBS03 ecotype Queensland, Australia chromosome Z, CAtr_DNAZoo_HiC_assembly, whole genome shotgun sequence encodes:
- the TLN1 gene encoding talin-1, whose product MVALSLKISIGNVVKTMQFEPSTMVYDACRMIRERVPEAQMGQPNDFGLFLSDEDPKKGIWLEAGKALDYYMLRNGDTMEYKKKQRPLKIRMLDGTVKTVMVDDSKTVTDMLMTICARIGITNYDEYSLVREIMEEKKEEVTGTLKKDKTLLRDEKKMEKLKQKLHTDDELNWLDHGRTLREQGIDDNETLLLRRKFFYSDQNVDSRDPVQLNLLYVQARDDILNGSHPVSFDKACEFAGYQCQIQFGPHNEQKHKPGFLELKDFLPKEYIKQKGERKIFMAHKSCGNMSEIEAKVRYVKLARSLKTYGVSFFLVKEKMKGKNKLVPRLLGITKECVMRVDEKTKEVIQEWSLTNIKRWAASPKSFTLDFGDYQDGYYSVQTTEGEQIAQLIAGYIDIILKKKKSKDHFGLEGDEESTMLEDSVSPKKSTVLQQQFNRVGKAELGSVALPAIMRTGAGGPENFQVGTMPQAQLQITSGQMHRGHMPPLTSAQQALTGTINSSMQAVNAAQATLDDFETLPPLGQDAASKAWRKNKMDESKHEIHSQVDAITAGTASVVNLTAGDPADTDYTAVGCAVTTISSNLTEMSKGVKLLAALMEDEGGNGRQLLQAAKNLASAVSDLLKTAQPASAEPRQNLLQAAGLVGQTSGELLQQIGESDTDPRFQDMLMQLAKAVASAAAALVLKAKNVAQKTEDSALQTQVIAAATQCALSTSQLVACTKVVAPTISSPVCQEQLIEAGKLVAKSAEGCVEASKAATSDDQLLKQVGVAATAVTQALNDLLQHIKQHATGGQPIGRYDQATDTILNVTENIFSSMGDAGEMVRQARILAQATSDLVNAIKADAEGETDLENSRKLLSAAKILADATAKMVEAAKGAAAHPDSEEQQQRLREAAEGLRMATNAAAQNAIKKKLVHKLEHAAKQAAASATQTIAAAQHAAASNKNPAAQQQLVQSCKVVADQIPMLVQGVRGSQSQPDSPSAQLALIAASQNFLQPGGKMVAAAKATVPTITDQASAMQLSQCAKNLAAALAELRTAAQKAQEACGPLEIDSALGLVQSLERDLQEAKAAARDGKLKPLPGETMEKCAQDLGNSTKAVTSAIAHLLGEVAQGNENYTGIAAREVAQALRSLSQAARGVAANTSDPQAQGAMLECASDVMDKANNLIEEARKAVAKPGDPDSQQRLVQVAKAVSQALNRCVNCLPGQRDVDAAIRMVGEASKRLLSDSFPPSTKTFQEAQSQLNRAAAGLNQSANELVQASRGTPQDLAKSSGKFGQDFNEFLQAGVEMASLSPNKEDQAQVVSNLKSISMSSSKLLLAAKALSTDPAAPNLKNQLAAAARAVTDSINQLITMCTQQAPGQKECDNALRELETVKELLENPTQTVNDMSYFNCLDSVMENSKVLGESMAGISQNAKNSKLPEFGESISTASKALCGLTEAAAQAAYLVGVSDPNSQAGQQGLVDPTQFARANQAIQMACQNLVDPACTQSQVLSAATIVAKHTSALCNTCRLASSRTANPVAKRQFVQSAKEVANSTANLVKTIKALDGAFNEENRERCRAATAPLIEAVDNLTAFASNPEFATVPAQISPEGRRAMEPIVSSAKTMLESSAGLIQTARSLAVNPKDPPQWSVLAGHSRTVSDSIKKLITNMRDKAPGQRECDEAIDVLNRCIREVDQASLAAISQQLAPREGISQEALHNQMITAVQEINNLIEPVASAARAEASQLGHKVSQMAQYFEPLILAAIGAASKTPNHQQQMNLLDQTKTLAESALQMLYTAKEAGGNPKQAAHTQEALEEAVQMMKEAVEDLTTTLNEAASAAGVVGGMVDSITQAINQLDEGPMGEPEGTFVDYQTTMVKTAKAIAVTVQEMVTKSTTNPDELGILANQLTNEYGQLAQEAKPAALTAENEEIGSHIKRRVQELGHGCAALVTKAGALQCSPSDAYTKKELIESARKVSEKVSHVLAALQAGNRGTQACITAASAVSGIIADLDTTIMFATAGTLNRENSETFADHREGILKTAKALVEDTKVLVQNATASQEKLAQAAQSSVTTITRLAEVVKLGAASLGSEDPETQVVLINAVKDVAKALGDLIGATKAAAGKAGDDPAVYQLKNSAKVMVTNVTSLLKTVKAVEDEATKGTRALEATIEHIRQELAVFSSPVPPAQVSTPEDFIRMTKGITMATAKAVAAGNSCRQEDVIATANLSRRAIADMLRACKEAAYHPEVSADVRQRALRFGRECADGYLELLEHVLVILQKPTHELKQQLAGYSKRVASSVTELIQAAEAMKGTEWVDPEDPTVIAENELLGAAAAIEAAAKKLEQLKPRAKPKQADESLDFEEQILEAAKSIAAATSALVKAASAAQRELVAQGKVGAIPANAVDDGQWSQGLISAARMVAAATNNLCEAANAAVQGHASEEKLISSAKQVAASTAQLLVACKVKADHDSEAMKRLQAAGNAVKRASDNLVKAAQKAAAFQDHDETVVVKEKMVGGIAQIIAAQEEMLRKERELEEARKKLAMIRQQQYKFLPSELRDEEQN is encoded by the exons ccaACGATTTCGGGCTGTTCCTCTCGGATGAAGATCCAAAGAAAGGGATCTGGCTGGAGGCTGGGAAGGCTCTGGACTACTACATGCTCCGCAATGGG GACACCATGGAGTACAAGAAGAAGCAGCGGCCCCTGAAGATCCGCATGCTGGACGGGACGGTGAAAACTGTCATGGTCGATGACTCCAAAACCGTCACAGACATGCTGATGACAATATGCGCCCGAATCG GCATCACCAACTACGATGAGTACTCCCTTGTCCGGGAGAtcatggaagagaagaaggaggaggtcACCGGCACGCTCAAGAAGGACAAGACCCTGCTGCGGGATGAGAAGAAGATGGAGAAGCTCAAGCAGAAACTGCACACGGACGATGAGT TGAACTGGCTGGACCACGGCCGGACCCTGCGTGAGCAGGGCATCGACGACAACGAGACGCTGCTGCTGCGGCGCAAGTTCTTCTACTCCGACCAGAACGTGGACTCGAGAGACCCCGTGCAGCTCAACCTGCTCTACGTGCAG GCTCGGGATGACATCCTCAACGGTTCCCACCCCGTCTCCTTCGACAAAGCGTGCGAGTTCGCCGGCTACCAGTGCCAGATCCAGTTCGGGCCGCACAACGAGCAGAAGCACAAGCCAGGATTTCTGGA GCTCAAGGACTTCCTGCCCAAGGAGTACATCAAGCAGAAAGGGGAGCGCAAGATCTTCATG GCCCACAAGAGCTGCGGGAACATGAGCGAGATCGAGGCCAAAGTTCGCTACGTGAAACTGGCCCGTTCCCTCAAGACCTACGGCGTCTCTTTCTTCCTGGTCAAG GAGAAGATGAAGGGGAAGAACAAGCTGGTGCCGCGGCTGCTGGGGATCACCAAGGAGTGCGTGATGCGCGTGGACGAGAAAACCAAGGAAGTGATTCAGGAGTGGAGCCTGACCAACATCAAGCGCTGGGCAGCCTCCCCCAAGAGCTTCACCCTG GATTTTGGAGATTACCAGGATGGCTACTACTCCGTGCAGACAACGGAGGGGGAGCAGATCGCCCAGCTGATCGCCGGCTACATCGACATCATCCTGAAAAAG aaaaagagcaaagaccACTTTGGACTGGAGGGGGATGAGGAGTCCACCATGCTGGAAGACTCCGTGTCTCCAAAGAA GTCgactgtgctgcagcagcagtttaACCGTGTTGGCAAGGCGGAGCTGGGCTCGGTCGCCCTGCCGGCCATCATGCgcaccggggctgggggccccgAGAACTTCCAGGTGGGGACCATGCCCCAGGCCCAGCTGCAGATCACCAGCGGCCAGATGCACCGAGGGCACATGCCGCCCCTG ACTTCAGCCCAGCAGGCGCTGACGGGCACCATCAACTCCAGCATGCAGGCTGTGAACGCAGCCCAGGCCACCCTGGACGACTTCGAGACCTTGCCGCCCCTCGGGCAGGATGCT GCTTCCAAAGCGTGGCGCAAGAACAAGATGGATGAGTCCAAGCATGAGATCCACTCCCAGGTGGATGCTATCACTGCCGGCACAGCCTCGGTGGTCAACCTCACCGCAG GGGACCCAGCAGATACGGACTACACAGCCGTGGGCTGTGCCGTCACCACCATATCTTCTAACCTGACCGAGATGTCCAAGGGCGTGAAGCTGCTGGCCGCGCTGATGGAGGATGAGGGAGGGAACGGgcggcagctcctgcaggcGGCCAAGAACCTGGCCAGCGCCGTCTCCGACTTGCTGAAAACGGCGCAGCCTGCCAGCGCCGAG CCCCGCCAGAACCTCCTGCAGGCTGCCGGCCTGGTGGGCCAGACCagcggggagctgctgcagcagatcGGGGAGAGCGACACCGACCCTCGGTTCCAG GACATGCTCATGCAGCTGGCCAAGGCCGTGGCCAGCGCCGCCGCTGCCCTGGTGCTCAAAGCCAAGAACGTGGCTCAGAAAACGGAGGACTCGGCGCTGCAGACGCAGGTGATCGCGGCCGCCACGCAGTGCGCCCTCTCCACCTCCCAGCTGGTGGCCTGCACCAAG gTCGTGGCTCCCACCATCAGCTCCCCGGTGTGCCAGGAGCAGCTGATCGAGGCCGGCAAGTTGGTGGCCAAGTCGGCAGAGGGCTGCGTGGAGGCCTCCAAGGCGGCCACCAGCGATGACCAGCTGCTGAAGCAGGTGGGGGTGGCAGCCACTGCCGTCACCCAGGCCCTGAAtgacctgctgcagcacatcaAGCAGCACGCCACGGGCGGGCAGCCCATCGGGCGCTACGACCAGGCCACCGACACCATCCTCAACGTCACTGAGAACATATTCAGCTCCATGGGCGACGCGG GGGAAATGGTGCGGCAGGCTCGTATTCTGGCCCAGGCCACCTCCGACCTCGTCAACGCCATCAAAGCCGACGCAGAGGGAGAGACGGACCTGGAGAACTCGCGCAAGCTGCTGAGCGCAGCCAAGATCCTGGCCGATGCCACCGCCAAGATGGTCGAGGCTGCAAAG GGAGCCGCAGCCCACCCGGAcagcgaggagcagcagcagcggctgcgggaggcggcggagggGCTCCGCATGGCCACCAACGCCGCGGCGCAGAATGCCATCAAGAAGAAGCTGGTGCACAAGCTGGAG CACGCAGCCAAGCAAGCGGCCGCCTCCGCCACCCAGACCATCGCCGCCGCGCAGCACGCCGCCGCCTCCAACAAGAACCCCGCcgcgcagcagcagctggtgcagaGCTGCAAG GTGGTGGCCGACCAGATCCCCATGCTGGTGCAGGGCGTGCGGGGAAGCCAGTCGCAGCCGGACAGCCCCAGCGCCCAGCTGGCCCTCATCGCCGCCAGCCAGAACTTCCTGCAG CCCGGTGGGAAGATGGTAGCCGCGGCCAAGGCCACCGTGCCCACCATCACCGACCAGGCCTCCGCCATGCAGCTCAGCCAGTGCGCCAAGAACCTGGCCGCGGCCCTGGCCGAGCTCCGCACGGCCGCACAGAAG GCGCAGGAGGCCTGCGGGCCCCTGGAGATCGACTCGGCGCTGGGCCTGGTGCAGAGCCTGGAGAGGGACCTGCAGGAGGCCAAGGCGGCCGCCAGGGATGGAAAGCTCAAACCTCTGCCCGGAGAGACG aTGGAAAAGTGCGCCCAGGACCTGGGGAACAGCACCAAGGCCGTCACCTCCGCCATCGCCCACCTCCTGGGCGAGGTGGCCCAGGGCAACGAGAACTACACAG GCATCGCTGCCCGGGAGGTGGCCCAGGCGCTGCGCTCACTCAGCCAGGCCGCCCGCGGCGTGGCGGCCAACACGTCGGACCCGCAGGCGCAGGGCGCCATGCTGGAGTGCGCCAGCGACGTCATGGATAAGGCCAACAACCTCATCGAGGAGGCCAGGAAGGCGGTGGCCAAGCCTGGAGACCCCGACAGCCAGCAGCGCCTGGTGCAG GTGGCCAAGGCGGTGTCGCAGGCGCTGAACCGCTGCGTGAACTGCCTGCCCGGGCAGCGGGACGTGGACGCTGCCATCCGCATGGTGGGAGAGGCCAGCAAGAGGCTGCTGTCGGATTCG tTCCCTCCCAGCACCAAGACCTTCCAGGAGGCGCAGAGCCAGCTGAACCGGGCAGCGGCGGGACTCAACCAGTCTGCCAACGAGCTGGTGCAGGCATCGCGGGGCACCCCACAGGACCTGGCCAAGTCCTCGGGCAAATTTGGACAGGACTTCAACGAGTTCCTGCAGGCGGGAGTGGAGATGGCCAGCCTGTCCCCG AACAAGGAAGACCAGGCGCAGGTGGTGTCAAACTTGAAGAGCATCTCCATGTCCtccagcaagctgctgctggcagcaaaggCGCTTTCCACtgaccctgcagcccccaaccTCAAGAATCAGCTGGCAGCGGCTGCACG GGCCGTGACCGACAGCATTAACCAGCTGATCACCATGTGCACCCAGCAGGCGCCAGGACAGAAGGAGTGCGACAATGccctgagggagctggag ACGGTGAAGGAGCTGTTGGAGAACCCCACGCAGACTGTCAATGACATGTCCTACTTCAACTGCCTGGACAGCGTCATGGAGAACTCCAAG GTGCTGGGCGAGTCCATGGCCGGCATCTCCCAGAACGCCAAGAACAGCAAGCTGCCCGAGTTCGGGGAGTCCATCAGCACTGCCTCCAAAGCTCTCTGCGGGCTCACggaagcagcagcccag GCTGCCTACCTGGTGGGAGTTTCTGATCCCAACAGTCAGGCGGGACAGCAGGGCCTGGTAGACCCCACTCAGTTTGCCAGAGCTAACCAAGCCATCCAGATGGCCTGCCAGAACCTGGTGGACCCTGCCTGCACGCAGTCACAG GTGCTGTCAGCAGCCACCATCGTGGCCAAGCACACCTCGGCCCTGTGCAACACGTGCCGCCTGGCCTCCTCCCGCACCGCCAACCCCGTCGCCAAGCGGCAGTTCGTCCAGTCGGCCAAGGAGGTGGCCAACAGCACGGCCAACCTGGTGAAGACCATCAAG GCCCTGGATGGAGCCTTCAACGAGGAGAACCGGGAGCGGTGCCGCGCGGCCACGGCTCCTCTGATAGAGGCCGTGGACAACCTGACGGCCTTCGCCTCCAACCCAGAGTTTGCCACCGTTCCTGCCCAGATCAGCCCCGAG GGACGCAGAGCCATGGAGCCCATCGTCTCATCCGCCAAGACCATGCTGGAGAGCTCTGCCGGCCTCATCCAGACCGCACGCTCCCTGGCCGTCAACCCCAAGGACCCGCCGCAGTGGTCGGTGCTGGCCGGACACTCTCGCACCGTCTCAGACTCCATCAAGAAGCTGATCACCAACATGAG GGACAAAGCTCCTGGGCAGCGGGAGTGCGACGAGGCCATCGACGTCCTGAACAGGTGCATACGGGAGGTGGACCAGGCCTCCCTCGCAGCCATCAGCCAGCAGCTGGCCCCTCGAGAAGGCATCTCCCAGGAG GCTTTGCACAACCAGATGATCACGGCCGTGCAGGAGATCAACAACCTGATCGAGCCCGTGGCCAGCGCCGCGCGGGCTGAGGCCTCGCAGCTGGGACACAAG GTGTCCCAGATGGCTCAGTACTTTGAGCCGCTCATCCTGGCAGCTATCGGTGCTGCCTCCAAGACACCCAACCACCAGCAGCAGATGAACCTCCTGGACCAGACCAAAACGCTGGCTGAGTCTGCCCTGCAGATGTTGTACACTGCCAAGGAGGCCGGTGGGAACCCCAAG CAAGCTGCCCACACGCAGGAGGCTCTGGAGGAGGCCGTGCAGATGAtgaaggaggctgtggaggACCTGACCACCACGCTGAACGAGGCAGCCAGCGCTGCGGGTGTCGTCGGGGGCATGGTGGACTCCATCACCCAGGCCATCAACCAG CTGGACGAGGGGCCAATGGGCGAGCCAGAGGGGACCTTTGTGGACTACCAGACCACGATGGTGAAGACGGCCAAGGCTATTGCAGTGACTGTGCAGGAGATG GTCACCAAGTCCACCACCAACCCGGACGAACTGGGCATACTGGCCAACCAGCTGACCAACGAATAcgggcagctggcacaggaggCCAAGCCAGCCGCGCTCACCGCCGAGAACGAGGAG ATTGGCTCCCACATCAAGCGCCgggtgcaggagctgggtcACGGCTGCGCCGCCCTGGTGACCAAGGCTGGAGCCCTGCAGTGCAGCCCCAGCGATGCCTACACCAAGAAGGAGCTGATAGAGAGCGCGCGCAAGGTCTCCGAGAAG GTGTCCCACgtgctggcagccctgcaggctggaAACCGCGGGACGCAAGCCTGCATCACTGCTGCCAGCGCCGTCTCTGGCATCATCGCTGACCTCGACACCACCATCATGTTTGCCACGGCAGGGACCCTCAATCGGGAGAACTCGGAGACCTTCGCTGACCACAG gGAGGGCATCTTGAAGACAGCCAAGGCGCTGGTGGAGGACACCAAGGTGCTGGTGCAGAACGCCACGGCCAGCCAGGAGAAGctagcccaggctgcccagtcCTCCGTGACCACCATCACCCGCCTGGCGGAGGTGGTgaagctgggtgctgccagcctgggctCTGAAGACCCAGAGACTCAG GTGGTTCTGATCAATGCTGTGAAGGACGTGGCCAAGGCACTTGGGGATCTGATCGGTGCCaccaaagcagctgctggcaaaGCTGGGGATGACCCTGCTGTCTACCAGCTGAAGAACTCTGCCAAG GTGATGGTGACCAACGTCACTTCCTTGCTGAAGACGGTGAAGGCTGTGGAGGACGAGGCCACGAAGGGGACGCGGGCGCTGGAGGCCACGATAGAGCACATCCGCCAGGAGCTGGCG GTCTTCTCCTCCCCGGTGCCTCCTGCCCAGGTCTCGACCCCGGAGGACTTCATCCGAATGACGAAAGGCATCACGATGGCCACGGCCAAAGCTGTGGCCGCTGGCAACTCGTGTCGGCAGGAGGACGTCATCGCCACGGCCAACCTGAGCCGCCGTGCCATCGCGGACATGCTGCGCGCCTGCAAG GAGGCTGCCTACCACCCGGAGGTGAGCGCCGACGTGCGGCAGCGGGCGCTGCGCTTCGGCAGGGAGTGTGCCGATGGCtacctggagctgctggagcacgTGCTGGTG ATCCTGCAGAAGCCGACCCAcgagctgaagcagcagctggccGGGTACTCCAAGCGGGTGGCCAGCTCTGTCACCGAGCTCATCCAGGCAGCCGAGGCCATGAAAG GGACGGAGTGGGTTGACCCAGAAGATCCCACGGTCATCGCCGAGAACGAGCTGCTGGGTGCAGCGGCTGCCATCGAGGCTGCAGCCAAGAagctggagcagctgaagcCGAGAGCCAAGCCTAAG CAAGCAGATGAGAGCCTGGACTTTGAGGAGCAGATCCTGGAAGCTGCCAAATCCATCGCGGCAGCTACGAGCGCCCTGGTGAAGGCAGCCTCGGCAGCCCAGCGAGAGTTAGTGGCCCAAGGAAAG GTGGGAGCCATCCCAGCCAACGCAGTGGATGACGGGCAGTGGTCCCAGGGACTCATTTCAGCC gcacgCATGGTGGCTGCGGCCACCAACAACCTGTGCGAAGCCGCCAACGCGGCGGTGCAGGGCCACGCCAGCGAGGAGAAGCTCATCTCGTCCGCCAAGCAGGTGGCTGCCTCCACGGCGCAGCTCCTGGTGGCCTGCAAGGTGAAGGCTGACCACGACTCGGAGGCCATGAAGAGGCTCCAG GCGGCCGGGAACGCGGTGAAGAGAGCGTCGGACAACCTGGTGAAGGCAGCGCAGAAGGCAGCCGCCTTCCAGGACCACGACGAGACGGTGGTGGTGAAGGAGAAGATGGTGGGGGGAATTGCACAG ATCATCGCCGCCCAGGAGGAGATGCTGCGCAAGGAGCGTGAGCTGGAGGAGGCGCGCAAGAAGCTGGCCATGATCCGGCAGCAGCAGTACAAGTTCCTGCCCTCCGAGCTGCGGGACGAGGAGCAGAACTGA